The following coding sequences lie in one Kamptonema formosum PCC 6407 genomic window:
- a CDS encoding GNAT family N-acetyltransferase: protein MRLGDSDRLIIKTWLGVVNPFFFSSMSRDLESSRCPSGPSRFLIRAAVSKDLTQLAEILALSFHSREGIMELIYPVLRLGIYEDLRNRLRSASEHYICLAAELTSSREGAQGRLLGTGDLAGTVEMGLRSHHPWPMSNSEYPYLSNLAVHPNCRRLGVAQQLLSNCERAALEWGFSDIYLHVLENNHAARRLYFKAGYQLQQVDWNWTCLFFRQPRRLFLRKNLAPAPIA from the coding sequence ATGAGGCTGGGTGATTCTGATAGGCTGATAATTAAAACTTGGCTTGGAGTTGTGAATCCTTTCTTTTTTTCTTCGATGTCCCGCGATTTAGAAAGCTCCCGATGTCCGTCTGGCCCCTCTCGCTTTCTGATCCGGGCGGCTGTATCTAAGGATCTGACGCAGTTGGCGGAAATTTTGGCTCTGAGCTTTCACTCTCGCGAGGGGATTATGGAGTTGATTTATCCAGTGTTGCGGTTGGGTATTTATGAAGATTTAAGAAACCGGCTGCGATCGGCTTCGGAGCATTATATTTGTTTGGCGGCTGAGCTCACATCTAGCAGGGAGGGGGCACAGGGTCGTCTGTTGGGAACGGGGGATCTGGCGGGAACGGTGGAAATGGGTTTGCGCTCTCACCATCCTTGGCCGATGTCTAATTCTGAGTATCCTTATTTGTCAAATTTGGCTGTCCATCCAAACTGTAGGCGGTTGGGGGTTGCTCAACAATTACTGAGTAATTGCGAGCGTGCGGCGCTGGAGTGGGGGTTTTCTGATATTTACCTGCACGTATTAGAGAATAATCATGCGGCACGTAGGCTTTATTTTAAGGCTGGCTATCAGTTGCAACAGGTTGATTGGAATTGGACTTGTTTGTTTTTCCGTCAACCCCGGCGGTTGTTTTTGCGGAAAAATCTCGCGCCTGCGCCGATCGCGTAA
- a CDS encoding response regulator — protein sequence MNSQTNRKLKLLVVDDEPDNLDLLYRTFHRDYKVLRADSGPAALEILAREGEIAVIISDQRMPQMSGTEFLSLAATSYPDVIRIILTGYTDVEDLVEAINSGKVFKYVTKPWDAEELKALVSQAVDTHNVLKARTEELRRALKQGSLLYAVTNTIRSAPDYRQMLQRIVETVGHMFDVSCCLLRPFQDGQMAEEWFLYEKQEARPKGLEGDLLSRGEGQQGSRGAGEQGSRGAGEMGRWGDGGDGEAKSSESSLSSSLPVSPSSSSLSADILPLLVWETLDVEVIQDAQSDERVQSPENWERKQAYSAANICTSLIVPLFYQMELMAVLALHQFEDSRQWQDHEVQLVITVADQAALALSQARAYEQVRALAKREALVNTITSAIRSSLDPQNIFAAITQQLGQALHIDGCALSLWTEDDEYVQCVGLYDATMNAVAVGEFAEGHRPSNTQDEIDLSEPDLPSLSVAPYSLPQSVVPIRGNPVLQQVMLSKQPVALGDLNEHPELNVTELPLRSPARALLVVPLISDGKIIGSISLRQNRSTRRWLPWEIELAQVVATQASLAVQQSRLYQTTRQQAERLLEADRLKTEFFQNISHEFRTPLTLTIGPLESAVSLKQDLPYEQAAIALRNSRRLLRLVNQLLDLQRLDAGRMQPSFRPTDLVGFCRSTVESFRPYCEKKGINLITQLENCPPLYLDIERFDKVLYNLLSNAMKFTPSGGNITISLSNVSSHCLLQVKDSGIGIRTEQIPYLFERFRQAEGSASRSYEGSGLGLALVKELVELHAGKISVESVYGEGSTFTVWLVKGTTHLPADRLLEVPADFHSAKAAVELADVETDMFEEEEKLETFIPSDLIKAEDKSEKLPTVLVVDDNPDLRTYVARILRQANFSVVLARNGAEGLEMAKSDDPDVIVTDLMMPVVSGLDLIRMIREDDVLKGTPVILLTAKADEDTRIEGVERGADAYLSKPFNDRELLAEVRNLVALKQNERRVQQLNTYLTESVLGRFLPPSMVKKAAAGELSLDLRPEPRLITILFSDIVGFTALANTLRSRRVAELLNEYLAAMTKAVFNNGGTVDKFVGDAVMALYGAPEELTPNEQVRRAVASARSMLLALDELNERWQEQGLVGVNDVPLVRFRCGIHQGTAVVGMFGSEERSDYTAIGPSVNIAARLQEAAEPNTIIVSAAVADYLDEDEIVKYKSLQLKGIDETVLTFVVKR from the coding sequence ATGAATTCCCAAACTAACCGTAAATTAAAACTATTGGTCGTCGATGACGAGCCTGATAACCTTGACCTGCTCTACCGCACCTTCCATCGGGATTACAAAGTGCTCAGAGCAGATTCGGGCCCTGCTGCCTTGGAAATTTTAGCCAGAGAAGGTGAAATAGCCGTCATTATTTCCGATCAGCGGATGCCACAAATGAGCGGTACAGAATTTCTAAGTTTAGCTGCCACTAGCTATCCTGATGTAATTAGAATTATATTAACGGGCTATACAGATGTTGAAGACCTAGTAGAAGCTATTAACTCTGGCAAAGTATTTAAATACGTTACAAAACCTTGGGATGCTGAAGAACTCAAAGCCCTCGTTAGCCAAGCAGTCGATACCCACAACGTCCTCAAAGCTCGGACAGAAGAACTGCGGCGGGCCCTTAAACAAGGCTCTTTACTATACGCCGTCACCAATACCATTCGCTCTGCACCGGATTACCGGCAGATGCTTCAAAGAATAGTTGAAACCGTCGGTCATATGTTTGACGTTAGCTGCTGCTTGCTGCGACCTTTTCAAGATGGGCAGATGGCCGAGGAGTGGTTTCTTTATGAAAAACAAGAAGCAAGACCTAAAGGGTTAGAAGGGGATCTGTTGAGCAGGGGAGAGGGGCAGCAGGGGAGCAGGGGAGCAGGGGAGCAGGGGAGCAGGGGAGCGGGGGAGATGGGGAGATGGGGAGATGGAGGAGATGGGGAAGCTAAATCTTCCGAGTCCTCCCTATCTTCCTCTCTCCCAGTTTCCCCCTCTTCCTCTTCCCTCTCCGCCGACATTTTGCCGCTTTTAGTTTGGGAAACTCTAGATGTAGAGGTGATCCAAGATGCTCAAAGCGATGAGCGGGTACAGAGCCCCGAAAACTGGGAGCGGAAGCAGGCTTACTCGGCTGCGAATATTTGCACCAGCTTAATAGTGCCACTGTTTTATCAAATGGAACTAATGGCAGTACTGGCGTTACATCAGTTTGAGGATTCCCGCCAATGGCAAGATCATGAAGTGCAGTTAGTCATTACTGTTGCTGACCAAGCCGCTTTAGCCCTTTCCCAAGCGCGGGCCTACGAGCAAGTTCGAGCACTAGCAAAACGAGAGGCCCTTGTTAATACCATCACCTCAGCGATTCGCTCCTCTCTTGACCCGCAAAACATCTTTGCCGCTATTACCCAACAGTTGGGACAAGCACTGCATATTGATGGCTGCGCCCTGTCTCTGTGGACAGAAGATGATGAGTACGTCCAGTGCGTGGGGCTCTACGATGCAACGATGAATGCGGTGGCTGTAGGAGAATTTGCCGAAGGACACAGGCCCTCAAACACTCAGGACGAGATCGATCTCAGCGAACCCGATCTCCCATCCTTGAGTGTTGCTCCTTATTCTCTGCCTCAGTCAGTGGTACCGATTCGAGGTAATCCGGTGTTGCAGCAAGTGATGTTATCGAAACAACCAGTAGCGCTGGGAGATCTCAACGAACATCCTGAGCTCAATGTGACTGAATTGCCGCTGCGATCGCCTGCACGAGCTTTACTGGTAGTCCCTCTCATCTCTGATGGCAAGATTATCGGTAGCATTTCCCTCCGTCAAAATCGATCCACCCGCCGCTGGCTTCCCTGGGAAATCGAGCTGGCACAAGTAGTCGCCACCCAAGCATCTCTAGCAGTGCAACAATCGCGCCTCTATCAAACTACTAGGCAACAGGCGGAACGACTGCTGGAAGCAGATCGCCTCAAAACTGAATTTTTCCAAAATATCTCTCACGAGTTCCGCACGCCGCTAACTTTAACGATTGGGCCTCTGGAGTCAGCAGTCAGTTTGAAACAGGATTTACCTTACGAACAAGCTGCGATCGCCCTCCGCAATTCCCGCCGCCTGCTACGGTTGGTAAATCAATTACTTGATTTGCAACGCCTTGATGCTGGTAGGATGCAGCCGAGTTTTCGCCCTACTGACCTAGTAGGATTCTGTCGGAGTACCGTTGAATCCTTCCGGCCCTATTGCGAAAAGAAAGGTATCAATCTTATTACTCAATTGGAGAATTGCCCTCCCCTATATTTGGATATTGAAAGGTTTGATAAAGTTCTTTATAACCTTCTATCCAATGCAATGAAGTTTACCCCGTCAGGAGGAAACATTACTATCAGCTTAAGTAATGTCAGTTCGCACTGTTTGCTTCAGGTCAAAGATAGTGGTATTGGCATCCGCACTGAACAAATTCCCTACTTATTTGAGCGCTTCCGTCAAGCTGAAGGCTCTGCTTCTCGCTCCTATGAAGGTAGTGGTTTAGGGTTAGCTCTCGTTAAGGAACTCGTGGAACTGCACGCAGGTAAAATTTCCGTAGAATCGGTTTATGGTGAAGGCTCTACTTTCACGGTTTGGCTGGTTAAGGGCACGACGCATTTGCCCGCAGATCGCTTGCTAGAAGTGCCTGCTGACTTTCACTCTGCTAAGGCGGCGGTGGAATTGGCGGATGTGGAGACAGATATGTTTGAGGAAGAGGAAAAACTAGAGACATTTATTCCCAGCGATTTAATTAAAGCCGAAGATAAATCCGAAAAATTGCCTACTGTGTTAGTGGTTGATGATAATCCAGATTTGCGGACTTATGTAGCAAGAATTTTACGGCAAGCTAATTTTTCTGTGGTACTTGCTCGTAATGGAGCTGAGGGGTTAGAAATGGCGAAAAGTGACGACCCGGATGTAATTGTGACAGATTTAATGATGCCTGTGGTGTCTGGTTTAGATTTGATTCGGATGATTCGTGAAGATGATGTGCTCAAGGGTACACCTGTAATTTTGTTGACAGCAAAGGCGGATGAAGATACTAGAATTGAGGGAGTAGAACGGGGAGCGGATGCTTATTTGTCTAAGCCTTTTAATGACCGGGAACTGTTAGCTGAGGTGCGAAATTTGGTGGCACTGAAGCAAAATGAGCGCCGGGTGCAGCAGTTGAATACTTATTTAACTGAGTCAGTGTTAGGTAGGTTTTTGCCGCCTTCGATGGTGAAGAAGGCGGCGGCGGGGGAATTGAGTTTAGATTTGCGCCCGGAACCGCGTCTGATTACGATTTTATTTAGCGATATTGTGGGTTTTACTGCTTTGGCAAATACCTTGCGATCGCGCCGAGTAGCTGAGTTATTAAATGAGTATTTGGCAGCTATGACTAAGGCTGTGTTCAATAATGGCGGTACGGTGGATAAGTTTGTCGGGGATGCGGTGATGGCTCTTTATGGTGCGCCGGAGGAGTTGACTCCTAATGAGCAAGTGCGCCGTGCGGTGGCTTCGGCTCGGAGTATGCTTTTGGCTCTGGATGAGCTAAATGAACGCTGGCAAGAACAGGGCCTTGTGGGAGTTAATGATGTTCCTTTGGTGCGTTTCCGCTGTGGGATTCATCAGGGTACTGCTGTGGTGGGGATGTTTGGTAGTGAGGAGCGATCGGATTATACGGCGATTGGGCCCAGCGTGAATATTGCGGCGCGTCTGCAAGAGGCGGCGGAACCAAATACGATTATTGTTTCGGCGGCGGTGGCGGATTATTTGGATGAGGATGAGATTGTTAAGTACAAATCGCTGCAACTTAAGGGGATTGATGAAACTGTGCTGACTTTTGTAGTGAAAAGATAG
- a CDS encoding prolyl oligopeptidase family serine peptidase: MPDRTQHLTYPTSRKIEQTDEYHGLKIADPYRWLEDPDSEETKAWIEAQNQVTFAYLSEIPAREKIKQRLTQLWDYEKYSIPFKQGDRYFYFKNDGLQNQSVLYTLTSLDGEAKVLIDPNTLSEDGTIALSGLALSENGKLMAYGLSASGSDWQEWKVRDVETGEDLSDRLQWVKFSGASWTHDHQGFFYSRYDEQNEKSKLEDVNYYQKLYYHRLGTAQSEDQLIYERPDQKEWGFSGGVSEDGKYLIVSVWRGTDPQNLIFYKDLTNPESQVIELINEFDAEYGFIDNEGSLFWFQTDLDAPRRRVIAIDTTTNTSTEVIPQSTETLQGIGILNNQFVTSYLKDAYTQIKIFNLEGAFVREVALPGIGSAGGFGGKRHDTETFYSYTSFTAPNTIYHYDMVTGESTLYRQPQVDFNPEDYETKQVFYSSKDGTKVPMFITHKKGVQLDGNNATYLYGYGGFGASITPSFSVSRVVWLEMGGIYAIANLRGGGEYGEEWHQAGTKLNKQNVFDDFIAAAEWLIDNKYTTPAKLAIAGGSNGGLLVGACMTQRPELFGAALPAVGVMDMLRFHKFTIGWAWCSEYGSPENQEEFDVLYRYSPLHNLKPGTPYPATMITTADHDDRVVPAHSFKFTAALQAAHKGDRPVLIRIETKAGHGAGKPTAKIIEEIADEWAFLVRTLGLNSNRQGV; this comes from the coding sequence ATGCCCGATCGCACTCAACATCTAACTTACCCCACCAGCCGCAAAATCGAGCAAACCGATGAATATCACGGCCTAAAAATTGCAGATCCTTACCGCTGGCTAGAAGACCCTGACTCAGAGGAAACCAAAGCTTGGATTGAGGCCCAAAACCAAGTTACTTTCGCCTACCTCAGCGAAATTCCCGCCCGCGAAAAAATCAAACAGCGGCTAACTCAACTATGGGACTACGAAAAATATAGCATTCCCTTCAAACAAGGCGATCGCTACTTTTACTTCAAAAACGACGGCCTCCAAAATCAATCCGTCCTCTACACCTTAACCTCCCTCGACGGCGAAGCCAAAGTTTTAATAGACCCCAATACCCTTTCCGAAGATGGAACCATCGCCCTTTCTGGCCTAGCCCTCAGCGAAAATGGCAAACTAATGGCCTATGGTTTATCCGCCTCTGGTTCCGACTGGCAAGAATGGAAAGTCAGAGATGTAGAAACAGGTGAAGATTTATCAGACCGTTTGCAATGGGTAAAATTTTCTGGTGCATCTTGGACGCACGACCATCAAGGATTTTTTTACAGTCGCTACGACGAACAAAACGAAAAAAGCAAACTAGAAGACGTTAACTATTACCAAAAATTGTACTACCACCGTCTCGGTACAGCTCAATCTGAAGACCAGTTAATTTATGAACGCCCCGACCAAAAAGAATGGGGATTCAGCGGCGGAGTTAGCGAAGATGGCAAATACTTGATCGTCTCAGTTTGGCGGGGAACAGATCCGCAAAACTTGATCTTTTACAAAGATTTAACCAACCCAGAATCACAAGTAATAGAATTAATTAATGAGTTCGATGCTGAATATGGATTCATTGATAACGAAGGCTCCCTATTTTGGTTTCAAACAGACCTAGATGCACCTCGCCGTCGCGTCATTGCCATCGATACTACCACTAACACCAGCACAGAAGTTATACCTCAATCCACCGAAACTCTCCAAGGCATCGGCATCCTCAATAATCAATTCGTTACCTCTTACCTGAAAGACGCTTATACTCAGATTAAAATCTTTAATTTAGAAGGTGCATTCGTTAGAGAAGTAGCCTTGCCCGGAATAGGTTCTGCCGGCGGTTTTGGGGGCAAACGCCACGACACCGAAACCTTTTACAGTTACACCAGTTTTACAGCACCCAACACCATCTATCATTACGATATGGTGACAGGCGAAAGTACGCTTTACCGCCAGCCCCAGGTAGATTTTAATCCCGAAGATTACGAAACCAAACAAGTATTTTATAGCAGCAAAGATGGCACCAAAGTGCCGATGTTTATCACCCATAAAAAGGGAGTGCAACTCGATGGAAATAACGCCACATATCTTTACGGCTACGGCGGTTTTGGGGCATCAATTACCCCCAGCTTTTCTGTCAGCAGAGTAGTTTGGTTAGAAATGGGAGGAATTTACGCGATCGCCAACTTACGCGGCGGCGGTGAATACGGCGAAGAATGGCATCAAGCAGGCACAAAATTAAACAAACAGAATGTGTTTGACGACTTTATAGCTGCCGCAGAATGGTTAATAGACAACAAATACACAACACCAGCAAAATTAGCGATCGCAGGCGGTAGTAACGGCGGATTATTAGTAGGAGCCTGCATGACCCAGCGTCCCGAACTATTCGGCGCAGCACTCCCCGCCGTTGGCGTTATGGATATGTTGCGCTTTCACAAATTTACCATTGGCTGGGCGTGGTGTTCCGAGTACGGTTCCCCAGAAAATCAAGAGGAATTTGATGTGCTCTATCGCTATTCTCCCCTGCACAATCTCAAACCAGGAACCCCTTATCCAGCCACAATGATTACCACAGCAGACCACGACGATCGCGTAGTTCCCGCTCATAGTTTCAAATTTACCGCTGCATTGCAAGCAGCCCACAAAGGCGATCGCCCAGTCTTAATTCGCATTGAAACCAAAGCCGGACACGGAGCCGGCAAACCTACCGCTAAAATTATCGAAGAAATTGCCGATGAATGGGCTTTTCTAGTGCGGACATTAGGACTTAATAGCAATCGCCAAGGCGTTTAA